One Eurosta solidaginis isolate ZX-2024a chromosome 5, ASM4086904v1, whole genome shotgun sequence DNA segment encodes these proteins:
- the LOC137252376 gene encoding uncharacterized protein — translation MNPTLLECLVGKLPPSKQYEWSQRAATIVPFPTVEKFGEWLREIAKVVSLLPGVSDVSLRTIQANVSQSTSTAQSHTVTRHNGSATNSTRRVLYNNEVQSETKGTCIKCGQSHKLKDCRQFLSGDIPTKWSFVKNNRLCFGCLRKGHSLGNCRQRKECSYNGCKRMHHKLLHLDASQLAPTPEEVQRVLNCYDDKQSTLFKILPITLSGPNGSISVYAMFDEGSSITLLEENVANTLGLRGQTIPLTLQWYGESQVKENSRKVSVTIKGSYAEYNIKNVHTVRSLNLPIQSFEKEKFAHLQSLPVTSYYNAKPVVLLGLDNSYLGISNKTVDAGPNKPIAIATQLGWVVYGPLKQSQEMHPRVLHVHKKQSLQELHKLVSEYYSVDSFGIRSTNITLESDDNRRARVILEETAKELDQKYEVGLLWRSDHTTLPFSFDMAYQRLRNLESRMSKGSNFNTRYRSEIEKYVQKGYARLLSRDEVAQTSPTTWYLPYFGVINPHKPNKLRIVFDAAAATSNVSLNSALLKGPEHAQPLIAVIYKFRQGSVAVAADIQEMFSQVAIRDVDQNSQRFLWRDGDSSEPVRVYVMQSMIFGAVCSPCCAEYIKNLNAKKYESVMKRGATVVVNNMYVDDFVVSFAKSVEAEEVVREVIYINSAAGFKLRNFVSNDKSLQIKLGREGDTSVTYVDMLYDKSAADKVLGMFWNTLNDTFELHVKFHKISHDVLNCKRPPTKRELLGIVMAIYDPFGFLANITIYIKLLQQSLWRCQIEWDEPLPQQLNIKWASWWEFFQKVSSFSVPRCYSERLMAADEIQLHVFVDASFSAYAAVAYWRIKAGSNVDVVFVAAKSRCAPVKGMNYRRQFLEAVCINP, via the coding sequence ATGAACCCTACGCTACTCGAATGTTTAGTTGGGAAGTTACCGCCATCCAAGCAGTATGAATGGAGCCAAAGAGCTGCAACTATTGTACCTTTTCCAACAGTGGAAAAATTTGGTGAGTGGTTAAGGGAAATAGCTAAAGTCGTTTCTTTATTGCCAGGAGTGTCAGATGTCTCACTTCGGACTATTCAAGCCAACGTATCGCAGTCAACGTCGACTGCGCAGTCACACACAGTAACACGTCACAATGGATCTGCTACAAATTCTACACGCCGAGTCTTGTATAATAACGAGGTACAGTCTGAAACGAAAGGTACATGCATAAAGTGTGGACAGTCACACAAACTAAAAGATTGTCGTCAGTTTCTATCGGGTGATATACCAACAAAATGGAGTTTTGTCAAAAACAACAGATTATGCTTTGGGTGTCTTCGTAAAGGGCATAGTCTGGGTAATTGTCGCCAACGTAAAGAATGTTCATATAATGGTTGTAAACGGATGCATCATAAGTTGTTGCATTTGGATGCATCTCAATTAGCTCCAACCCCTGAAGAAGTGCAACGTGTATTAAATTGTTATGATGATAAACAATCAACGCTTTTTAAGATATTGCCAATAACATTGTCTGGGCCAAACGGAAGTATATCTGTATATGCAATGTTTGATGAGGGTTCGTCTATCACTCTTTTAGAAGAGAACGTCGCTAACACATTAGGTCTACGTGGTCAAACCATACCTCTGACTTTGCAATGGTATGGTGAGAGTCAGGTTAAAGAAAATTCCAGAAAGGTTTCAGTCACAATCAAGGGTAGTTATGccgaatataatattaaaaacgtTCACACGGTAAGGTCGCTTAATTTACCAATCCAGTCGTTTGAAAAAGAAAAGTTTGCTCACCTTCAGTCGTTGCCCGTAACAAGCTATTATAATGCCAAACCTGTAGTTTTACTAGGTCTCGACAATAGTTATTTGGGTATTTCCAATAAAACGGTCGATGCAGGACCAAACAAGCCTATCGCAATAGCAACTCAGTTGGGGTGGGTAGTATATGGACCACTCAAGCAAAGTCAAGAAATGCATCCACGCGTGTTGCATGTCCACAAGAAACAGTCATTACAAGAGTTGCATAAACTGGTGAGTGAGTACTACTCAGTTGATAGTTTTGGTATACGTAGCACTAACATTACATTGGAGTCCGATGACAATCGACGTGCCAGAGTGATTTTAGAAGAAACGGCGAAAGAGTTGGATCAAAAATACGAAGTTGGATTGTTGTGGCGCAGTGATCACACAACACTTCCATTTAGTTTTGACATGGCATATCAGCGCTTGAGAAACCTAGAGTCGCGTATGTCAAAAGGTAGTAATTTCAACACAAGATATAGAAGCGAAATTGAGAAGTATGTTCAAAAAGGGTATGCTAGGTTATTGTCGCGAGATGAGGTTGCACAAACAAGTCCAACCACATGGTATTTGCCATATTTTGGGGTGATAAATCCACATAAGCCCAACAAGCTTCGAATTGTGTTTGACGCAGCCGCTGCCACATCCAATGTTTCACTTAATTCGGCTTTGCTCAAAGGGCCTGAACATGCACAGCCACTTATCGCCGTAATATACAAATTCCGTCAAGGCTCTGTAGCAGTAGCGGCCGATATACAagagatgttttcccaagtagcCATAAGGGATGTCGATCAGAACTCACAGCGATTTTTGTGGCGTGATGGGGATTCGTCAGAGCCCGTTCGAGTATACGTAATGCAATCAATGATTTTCGGAGCCGTGTGCTCACCATGCTGTGcagaatatattaaaaatttaaacgccAAGAAATATGAGTCTGTTATGAAACGAGGAGCCACCGTCGTTGTTAataatatgtatgtcgacgattTCGTAGTCAGTTTTGCGAAGTCAGTCGAAGCTGAGGAAGTCGTAAGAGAAGTTATATACATCAACTCAGCAGCAGGTTTCAAATTGCGAAACTTCGTGTCAAATGACAAATCTTTACAAATCAAACTGGGGAGAGAAGGTGACACATCCGTAACATATGTTGATATGTTATATGATAAATCAGCTGCCGATAAAGTTTTGGGCATGTTTTGGAATACCCTTAACGACACCTTCGAACTCCAcgttaaatttcacaaaatttcacaTGATGTACTAAATTGCAAACGACCGCCTACGAAAAGAGAACTTCTCGGTATTGTTATGGCCATTTACGATCCGTTTGGATTTCTCGCAAATATAACAATATACATCAAACTTTTGCAACAGTCACTCTGGAGATGTCAAATCGAATGGGATGAGCCACTGCCACAACAACTTAACATTAAATGGGCGTCATGGTGGGAGTTTTTCCAAAAGGTATCGAGTTTCTCTGTCCCACGCTGCTATTCTGAAAGATTAATGGCAGCCGATGAGATTCAACTGCATGTGTTTGTCGACGCGAGTTTCAGCGCCTACGCAGCTGTAGCATATTGGCGAATCAAAGCAGGTAGCAATGTGGATGTCGTCTTCGTCGCAGCTAAGTCAAGATGCGCTCCTGTAAAGGGTATGAATTACAGGCGGCAGTTCTTGGAGGCCGTTTGCATAAATCCATAA